CTCCGATAATTCCGTTTTCTTCTGTATTGAGATGTTTTTCAGAATGAACGTAAATGGTTGCAGAACTGGCATTCAGCCAGATTTTTGGTTTCTCAGAACACTGATCTACTGCTCTCTGTAATATTCTTGTACTATCAATTCTTGAGGAATAGATTTCCTTTTTATTTTTCTCATGATACCGGCAGTCAACAGATTTTCCTGTCAAATTGATCAGAACATCAGCTTTTTCGAGGCTGCTTTTCCATTCGCCTACTGTTTGGGCATTCCAATAGATATCATTTTTACGTTTAGGATTACGCGTAAGGATGTAAACCTTATTTCCTTTTTCTGTAAAGTATTTTTCAAGGTTTTCACCAAGAAATCCGGTGCCTCCGGCTATGATTATTTTCATTGTTTGAGATTTAATGTTTAAAGTTTGGGTTCAAGGTTTATGGTTTTCCCGCAAATTTCACAAATCTTTACAGATGATTATTGATCGAGGAAGATGTTTTTAATGTTAACATTTTTAGTGAATAAATTTCTTAGTTTTGACCTGAACTTCTGAACCTTCTGCTAACATCACAGAAACAGGTTTCTGATGATTCAGGAATGTAAAATCACTTCCGTAGATTTTTTGAAAATCAATTTCCAAATGGTGGTCTTTTACTGTATAACAATCCCATTTTGGATGACAAACTTCATATTCGGAGGTTGTATTCTCTTTTTTTGTAAAGCCAAAATAATGTTCTGTGATAAATTCAAATTCCGAATTTTCTTCCATGGGCTTTGCTGTACTTTCAGCCATAATCTGAATGGAATGCCAGCTTTTATCTTTCCATGAATACCGGATCAGCAGTTCATCTCCATTCTCATGGATCTGATTTTTCATCGGCATGGTGTGATAATTTTCTTTATATATAGAATTTGCGACCAGACTTAATGCAGGTTTGGGAACAATTTCTTTGATAAATACCACTCCTCTTTTCCAAGCTCCTTTTTCTTGTTTTTTCACATAAAACCTTAGGTTTACTTCTTCAAAATTCCGGTGAAAAGGAATAGAGAATCCCAACAGTTTTGTATTTAAAAACATAAATCCTACCAAGCTTACATAGCATCTGCCTTTGTAAAAATCGAGTTCTGTACCTTTGGGCAAATAGGGTAATAACACATCAGTATCAATTTCGTAATTGATGATGGCCAGCTTTCGCCATTCTGCTTTTAAAAAGTTCATAATAATTTGTTTTTTAGGGTTAAAAAATGGCTATTCCGTTATGGGTAGAAGATTCTGCGATGGTTTTGATCATTTCGTTTCTTTTGAGCAGAAATTTTTTGAGATATCCTGTAAGAAAAACAGCATTAAATAATTTTCCAATGATGCCGAGCGGAGATTCAAATTCAAAAATATCTGTCATCAGCGTTTTCCCGTTTACAGTTTTAAAAATATGACGGTGTTTCATAGATTTGAAGGCTCCTTTCTGCATCACATCAATGAACTGAACGGGTTTTTGCATACTGATAGTTTTTGTTGTGAGATTTTGATACACTCCCAGGTGTTTTGCCCGCCAGGTTACGGTTTCGTTTTCTTCAATCAGTCCTGAGGCACGTCCTGCAATTGCTTTTTCATGAGATGTTGAGGTTGACTGCTGATGTAAGTCAATATTTCTTGCCAGATCAAAAACATAGTGAATGTCTGCTTTGATGACTGTGTTTAAATAGATTGTTGACATTTTCTAAAAGGTTTGCTTTTTGTTTAATTCTGGCAGCTTTTTGTCTATTCTTTCTGCAAGCTCTGGAAGCTTTATGGTAGGCACCGCAGGAAAAAGATGGTGTTCCATATGATAAAACATACTGAAACTCAATTTATTTTTCCAGAATCCGCGCTGTGTTCTTGCGATATCAGGATGCTCGTGGGTATCGTGATGAACAGTCCACACTGCAAAAAATGCCATTAGAAATTCGCCTAAAACCATTATCAGTATGTGATACATCAGGAAATAAATGTGAAAATAAAACACTACTGCTATAAGAATGGTCATAGACGCCAGCTCTAACATCATATTCCTCCGATAGGTTTCATTTGCTTTTTTAAAAGTGATCCAATGAATCAGAAACATATGTTTGGGCCCATACAGAATGGCTTGATACCATTTCATAGAAGCTGATTTACCTTCATAATCTTCTTCTGAGAGGCAAAATTTATGATGTCTCAGGTGATTGAATTTTACGGCGTGAATAGAGGCCATCATGGTAAGACTATTAAGATATAAAGACAACCATGTCAACCTTTTTCCGGTTCCTAATGAATTGTGAAAGCCATTATGTACCTGTCTCAATGCAGTGAGGAAATAAAAACCTGAGAACGGCAATGCTAATCCATAATATCCTTTATACGCTAAAAACAGAGAAATAAAAAGCCATGGCAGACTGATGTTATTTTCAATCAGTATTTCCTTTAGAGAAAGTTTTTTTAGGTCTTTCCACTCTATGGCTCTGATAATTTCAAGATGATTCATGTTTTTAATTTTTTAAATGGTTGTCAGAATGATAATAGCCAGCGCTGTTATTCTAAATAATATCCATGAAATGGTGGGAAGAAAATTCAGTTTTAGTATTCTGCATCTTCTTATATGTTCCAGAAACATAATCAAAACTACAATTCCGAAGTATACCATATAAAAAACAGGCGTAAAATTGGTCATCAAAACAGGAATTAAAAGCAAAGTTCCGATCAAAGAAACGGTCATCATGTTTCCTAAATAATCCCAGATCTTGTCTTTGACATAAGTTTTTAAAAAGATGGTCTGCCAAAGGATCTGGCCGAGACAAACTGCAAATTCTCTCAGGAAATTTTCCCCCAAATTCAAGTTCAGTTTTCCAGAAAATTCACTTAAAGTATATGCTGAAAAAATAACCACAAAGCTGATGTATGCTATTCTGTATTTCAGGTTAAAATCCGGTATACAGGATTGTTCTGTATAGTCTTTTTTTGAAGGAATAATTTGTTTCCGGTTATAAGAAACGAAGGAATACAGCTTTTTGAAAAACCAATACAAAGGTTTTATTCTTGCAACTTTCGCCAACAATGGAAAAGAGTTTCCAATGATGAGAAGCAAACTGTCTAATCCATATACAACTTCACTTTTACTGTGATCTACCAGTGCAATTTCATTTTTCGCCCGGTTGAAATCTATCAGGTCTTTATTTTTTAATGATATTTCTGTAAATGCTTCTCTTCCATCTTCATCCAACATTCCGCATTTTGTAAAACCTTTGGAATACAGATTGCACATTGGGCATTCATTGTCGTAGATCAGTGTGTGGTTTTTGAGCGTTTTCATAATAATTATTTATAAGGTTCATAAGTGTTGTAACAATCGTACACATATGCCGCTGCCATTACTGGGCTATATAGAAGGGATGACATTAAAACATATCCAAAAAAGTCATTGATGTTTTTCTCTGTAAACAGCACTGTTACAATAATCCAAACCGGCACTATTACAATTCCATAGGCGATATATAGCACTGATTTTTTTGTTCCAAGAAATAGCTTGACCAGGAAACTTATCAATTGTGGAATCCCTACTATAAAATAAAACAGAACAAATCCTGACAAACCACCGAATAAAAAAGCCTGAGGTCCTATTATGATAAAGAACAACTGAATGTAGTAATCATATTTTACGAATGTTTTCATGGTCATTATTATTTAAAGTGATCCTTTTCTTCTGAAATAAATAATCAGGAATAAATGAATGATTAAATTTTTCATAATTATTATTAATTTAAAACTTTCAGTAATTTTTGAAAATTAATTTGAAATAAAAAAGGATTTTCATCCTCTTTTGTTTTATTTCAGCAGATTGGTAATCTTCCCTACCAGCCAGTGGTCATCGCTTTTTATCGCAAGATCCATAATATTATTAATCTTTCCGGTGACAGAACTGAAGTCATTCATCAGCTTGATAAATTCCTGAGCTTCTTCTGAATCTTTATCTTCAATATTTTTTAATTCTTCAAGAAAGGAAATTACAGGTTCAATTTCTCTTTTTCTGCGTTCTTTGGTAATTTGTTTGAATAGATACCAGACATCTTTTTCTGCCACGAAATATTCTTTACGGTCGCCTTTCACAAATTCTTTTTTCACGATTCCCCAATCTATCAGAGCACGAAGATTCATATTGGCATTTCCTCTTGAAATCTCCAGCTGCTCCATTACCTCATCGGTAGAAAGAGGTTTCCCACTTGCCAGAAGCAGTGCATGCACCTGTGCCATCGTACGGTTGATTCCCCAATTGGTAGCAAAGGTTCCCCAGGTCTGAATGTATTTTTCTTTTGCTTCTGAAAGTTGCATTTTGTTTCCGTTTTTAATTTCTGTAACAAATGTAATTATATTTTTTGAATTTTCAATAATTTTTGAAAATTAATTTTTAAAATAAAACAGACATCCCTGAGAATGCCTGTTTGGGGTTTATAAATTTAAAATTAAGGTTCTATTTCCGTAGTTATTCCCTGGTTCCAATGCTTAGCTTCCGGCATGTAATACAGATATACATTGCTCGATTTTCCGGTATAAGTTCCTGCAAATTCTACTTTAAGATCAAGATTAATGGTTTTCGTTTCCTCAGCATCGAAATGTTCCCAGTACAAAACCAAATAGTTGTCAAAAATTTCATAGTAAGAGACTTGTTTTTTATCAATAAGATCTTTCAATAATGTATTTTGAAGGGTAAGCCCTGCCGGAATGCCTATTTTTGCTATAGTCATTGGCAGCTGGCCGTTTATTTTGTTTTTAATGGTAACGGTCATTCTGTTGGTCTCTCCTACTTTTGATATTCCGGATTTCAGTTTTGTTTCCATAGTAACAGGAATATCCTTGCTTTCCGGTGCCAGAAGTGTATAGTACTGATATTCTAATTTATAAGGCAGTCCATTTTTGGTTGGATAATGAATATTGATCTTATTTTCTCCAGCTTTATACGCTGATGAAAGACTGATATTAGGATAAGTATTTGCTTTGTTGATTGTGATAACCGGTCTTTCGGTTCCATACAATTTTTCATTTTTAGAGAAAAAAGCAGACAATGCCTGTACTGCCAGTGTTGTGGCCTGTGTAGAGCCAAAACCATAATATCCACTGAGACTAATAAGCTGATCAGCAGCTTCCGTGATTTTCAACTGATTCAGTTTCTCATCTTTCTGAAGTGCCATAATATACAACGAAAGAGTTTCTGCATCTGCAGACGTTCCCCACGATCCTGTAAAAGTGATGTTGGATTTTATATTTTTCGTTTCATACTGCTTGTCCAATATTTTCATCAGATCATCATATTCCTTTTGTTTTCCTAATTGAGCCGCAGCATTGGCAAGCAAAGCCAGCTGATAAGAGTCTTTTGTAGCTAAAGCTCTTTTCATCATTACTGTAAAAGAATCTTCTATTTCATTTTTA
The window above is part of the Chryseobacterium sp. MA9 genome. Proteins encoded here:
- a CDS encoding YqjF family protein, yielding MNFLKAEWRKLAIINYEIDTDVLLPYLPKGTELDFYKGRCYVSLVGFMFLNTKLLGFSIPFHRNFEEVNLRFYVKKQEKGAWKRGVVFIKEIVPKPALSLVANSIYKENYHTMPMKNQIHENGDELLIRYSWKDKSWHSIQIMAESTAKPMEENSEFEFITEHYFGFTKKENTTSEYEVCHPKWDCYTVKDHHLEIDFQKIYGSDFTFLNHQKPVSVMLAEGSEVQVKTKKFIH
- a CDS encoding SRPBCC family protein yields the protein MSTIYLNTVIKADIHYVFDLARNIDLHQQSTSTSHEKAIAGRASGLIEENETVTWRAKHLGVYQNLTTKTISMQKPVQFIDVMQKGAFKSMKHRHIFKTVNGKTLMTDIFEFESPLGIIGKLFNAVFLTGYLKKFLLKRNEMIKTIAESSTHNGIAIF
- a CDS encoding GbsR/MarR family transcriptional regulator, yielding MQLSEAKEKYIQTWGTFATNWGINRTMAQVHALLLASGKPLSTDEVMEQLEISRGNANMNLRALIDWGIVKKEFVKGDRKEYFVAEKDVWYLFKQITKERRKREIEPVISFLEELKNIEDKDSEEAQEFIKLMNDFSSVTGKINNIMDLAIKSDDHWLVGKITNLLK
- a CDS encoding fatty acid desaturase, producing the protein MNHLEIIRAIEWKDLKKLSLKEILIENNISLPWLFISLFLAYKGYYGLALPFSGFYFLTALRQVHNGFHNSLGTGKRLTWLSLYLNSLTMMASIHAVKFNHLRHHKFCLSEEDYEGKSASMKWYQAILYGPKHMFLIHWITFKKANETYRRNMMLELASMTILIAVVFYFHIYFLMYHILIMVLGEFLMAFFAVWTVHHDTHEHPDIARTQRGFWKNKLSFSMFYHMEHHLFPAVPTIKLPELAERIDKKLPELNKKQTF
- a CDS encoding DCC1-like thiol-disulfide oxidoreductase family protein; translated protein: MKTLKNHTLIYDNECPMCNLYSKGFTKCGMLDEDGREAFTEISLKNKDLIDFNRAKNEIALVDHSKSEVVYGLDSLLLIIGNSFPLLAKVARIKPLYWFFKKLYSFVSYNRKQIIPSKKDYTEQSCIPDFNLKYRIAYISFVVIFSAYTLSEFSGKLNLNLGENFLREFAVCLGQILWQTIFLKTYVKDKIWDYLGNMMTVSLIGTLLLIPVLMTNFTPVFYMVYFGIVVLIMFLEHIRRCRILKLNFLPTISWILFRITALAIIILTTI